GGGCAGATCTGGCCCATCGACGACCGCATGGCCTTTGGCACCACCGTGGCCACCTCGCTGGACGAATCCCAGGTGGCTGTGACCACGGCTTACCTGCAGATGATGCGCTGAGGGCGCGTCTCCACCGTCTTCCATGCACAGGCCCGTGCATGCGGTTGTAGGTCGCCACGCTGGGAACCGTTGAACTCGGACCTTTGTGGAGCTGCGCTGGATCAGCACAGGTGAGTAAGCACCGCCTGCATTTGCTTTTTCAGCTTACCGGTCGCATCGACCTGCTGCAGCATGGTGGCGCAATCGGGCGGCAATCGCAGCTTCTGGGCGAGCCCTACCTCCAGCATCAGATCCAGCAACGCTCCCAGGTCTTTGATCGGATGGGTCTGGTGGGCACGCACGATGTCACAGACACAGGCAAACACCAGCGGACCGGCTTCGGGGTTGTTGCGTTGCGCGCTGCCCAGGCTGGCGGCGTAGCGTTTGGCTTTCACCAATGGCGTTTTGAACAAAGCTTGCAACACCTGGCCCAGGGCGATTGGATCAATTCGCCGCTGTGCATGGGCCTGTGCCAAGGCATCGACCGCCATCGCGGTCTGCCCCGGCTGTTTGCCACCCAGCGCCAAGGCAAGTGTCAGCACCGCCATCGGATGGTCCGCGTCGATCACAGTGCTGGGCTCCAGCAGCCGCTCGATATAGGCCTGGTTGACCCAGCGGGCCTCCCACCAATCCAGGTTGCTTGCCAAGGCCTGCGATCCTTCGGCAAAAAAGGGTTCCAGTTGTCCCGGCATGGTGCTGGCGAGATAGCGCAAATCGGCCAACGCCAAGTGCTCCAGGTAGAAATGCTCGGGCGCAACACCCTGCTGGGTTCGAATGTCGAAGTGCGGGGAGTGGGTGACATGCCCGTCGTATTCGCGCGTTCGGGTTCCACCTGTCCAGACAAATTGGGGCTGCTTGGTGGGGCGTGGCAGGGCACGCTGCCGTGCCAAATCAAGTTCAGTGGCCGAAACAGTCAAACTGCGATCCTGGTAGATTTTCAGACGGCTTTGCAGTTCGGCAGCATCCAGAAAGCCGCCTTGGTGGCTGGGCGTTGAAATGGGAATGAGTCCCCAGCCTTGTGCTGCCTGATCGATCAGATCGTCAATGCGGAAAGCGAAGCGTTCCAGTGGTGTGGGCGTCTGTGGCCCACTGTAGATGGAGTGGTGCTGCTGATTGGCGTTGGGTTGCCGTTGGCCGGCCAATACAAAAATCAGCAACCGTGAAAGTTCGGCGGGCATCGACCGGGCCTTCATCTTCCTGGCCCGCTTGAGCAAGGGCGCACATTGCTGTTGCTGCTCGGCCGGGAGCGGAGCGGCTTGCACCAGGGTTGCCAGCGCGCATTCCACTTCATCAATGGCGCCCGGATTCTCGAGAGCAAACGCAATGCGCTCAATGCCTTCAGCATCGAGGACCCAGGGCCTCAGTCGCCGTGCTTCGCTCAAGGGGTTCCAAGGTTCGAGTGGCGCTACCGCTTGGGTGGGCACGGTATCGACGGCCGGCTCCGAAGTTGCGGCTCCAAGTAACTTGCTCAGTGCACCGCGATGCACCTGGGCGATTCCCGTGGCATAGGTTCGCAGTTCTTCGCGTTGCTGCTCGTCCAGCCCCCATGTGTGCAAGGCTGCCAATATGGCCGCTTGCACATCGCTTGCGGGGTGTAGCAGGCCCGGCATCGCAACACGGCTGGCCAGTGGCTTGAGCGATGGGTCTTTCAGACTCGCGGCTTGGGCCAGCTTCAATGCGCCCAAAACATGGGCTTTTGCCGCAGCGTAGAACACGGGCGCAAGCGATGGGAGCAGGTCGGCCCCCTGGATCACACCAGCCGAGAACAACGTTCGCAACGCATCGAGTGCCAGAGCAACCGTGGGAGGGATGCGGCTGTGTGTCAGGCCCAGATAGCGCTCGCAAAAAGGAGCCATCTCGTCGGCGCTGGGTGCGAGCAACTGATGAAACCTTGAAAACCATCCAGCGCGCATCTGTATCCAGTCGCTTTCCAGGGTGCCCAGCGTTTTTTCCAGCAGTTGAGCGCGCGTGTAGTGGCCCTGGTCAATACCGTCGAGAAAAACGCGAGACCAAAGAACCTGACCTGTTTTTGCATACTTTTCCACGGATGCAAGGTTGTTTTCCGCGCTGCCTTGTTCTTCAAAAAATGCCAGGAACGCCTCATGCAGTCCGGGGTCGGCCTCTAGCCGCGCCGCCCAGCCGCCCGGGCTCTGCCAATGCATCAAGCGCGGCCATCCGATCAATGCGGTGGTGTAGTCGTGTCCTGTTGGGCGATCTGCGCATCCGCTAGCGATCAGGCGCTGTATGGCTTCGATCCCCCATACGTGCTTGGCCAACTGGTTTCCGATGACCCGTTGCAAGGCCTGTCGCCAGACCATGGGGTCTTTCCCCAGTGCGGTCAGAAAGGCCGATGCTTCCTCCCACCGCATGCCCACGTATTCGACCAGGTTGAGCAGGTCCTCAGGATCGCCGCAGGCCAGAGTGGCCAGGTCGTGGGCACGGTGGTGCGCAGCGTTTGCCGGGCGCTTCCAGTGGCCCTTCCCATGGGCTGCAGGCCACAGGCTGTGCTTGATGTCCTGTCCCAGCTCCACCAAGCCCGCCGCACAAGCCCGACGCTGCTGGGGTGTCATGGCCAGACACAGTGTTTTTACCGCCTCGGCATCGCCTTTCTCAATGGCTTCAACAAGTGAATCGTTGAAGGGGCCGACATCGGTTGGTCGAGCATTCATGTTGGAAGTGCTGGAGAAAAATTTAAAGGGCAAAGGCCTTGTCGATCGATCGGCGGTGTTTTCAATGAGGTATCGCTTTTGCCGCGGCTGCTTCTACAGCGAGCACATGTTTGCAAGGTCCGCGTTCGTCCTGGTGCTTGCCGTACCAGGGGCAGGTGCAGCGCCATTGCCCGTCGTGCTCTCGCACGGCGTGAACCGAGTCGCCCTTACCCACGCTGGCCGTCACCGGTGAGAGGCTGTGCAGGGTCACACACCCGCTGTCCAGCAGCTCACTCGCACCGGCGAGGCGGGGGTGCATGTCGTGCAGGGCGGTCAGATCAAAGGGCAGCACACGATGAAAGTAGCAACCATCGGTGAGATCGAATCCCAAGAGCCCACTGGCGCCCAGCACGTGAAGGCCTTGCTGGATTTGTTGCAGTGGCATGTCCAGGCGCTCGCCCAGGTCGGACGCGATCAGCCGGGCTTGCCAATGCAGCTGAGCGCGCAGCTCGGGCAGCTTGGCGTGGTTCTGCATGTGCATGAGGGCTTGCAGGGCCTGGCCTTCACCGCTGAAGGCGCGCCAGGGTTCGGCACTCAAGGCCAGTGTGAGGCGTGCGCCCGGGAGGTCGAGTACCCAGGCGCTGGCCTGCTGGTGGGCGTCCGCATAGACGGTGACCCGCTGCGTGAATGGCAACAAGGGTTCGAGCACGCGCAGGCGGCGGGTATCGCTCAGACGCACGCCGTTCGGGTTGTCGAGTGTGGAGCTGACCAGTCGCCCAGCAACCTGTGTCAGCCACAAAGGGGTGTGGTGGGTATTGCCTTTGGGCAGGTGGCGAAACCACTGGATGGCTTCGATTCCGCTGAAGCGCAGCGTCGCGCGCATGTTGGCCAGATAAGACTGCACCTCCACCATGCCACGAAGCCAGCGCAAAGGCAGATCCACCTTGCGCTCGATGATCTGGTCGCGCCCACTCGTGAGATGTACCGCGTCATGCCCGACCGACAAGGCCAGTCCGTCTTCATCGCGAACACGCGCCAGCGCAGAGCGCGTGGGCAGGTTGAAGTCGACGTTGGTGGTGCCTTTTCCCAATACCTCACCCTCATGGCTTTCGGGGAGAAAGTCGGCGCGGATGTAGGCGCTGCAGCAGGAAGAAAAGCCTTCAAACCGAAGCCGCTCTCCATTGACGGTGATCACGGGGTCGGCCAGCGCGATCGCCTTGGCCACGCTGTTGGCCGGGGTGAAGAAGCGCGAACCCACCAGGAGGTGCACCGCGCTGAGCAGGGCGGCGGCCTGGCGCGGAGCAGTGAAGCGCCCTTCGTAGAGATGCGGGTGCGAACTGGCGTCGCTTCCAGGGTTCGATGTCGCAAGATGCAGACTCGATGTGTTTCCCTGGCGCAGTTCGGATCGCGCCAGGTACTGGTAGGCATGGGCGACTCCAGCCATATCCAGCTTCAGTGGGTCGCGGCGGCCAGCGCCTTGGCGATGCGGTGCCGGCTCACCGTGGGCTTGGGCACTTTGTGCGGCAGGTGCTCGAACCAGCGGCGCACGTCGTCTTCCACGCACAGGCCGTGCATGTAGTTGTAGATCGCCTTGCGCAGGCCGATGCCGAGCGCGTCGTGGTCGGTGCCGCTGGGGTCGATGAAGCCGATGTCGTTCTTGGCGAAGCTCACGGGCGGCAGCGGGATCAGTTCGATGCCGTAGGCCGCCGGGTCCAGGCCCACGGGGGAGTGCACCGTGCAGCTGAAGCGGTGGAAGAAACCGCTCTGGATGCAGCCGGCCTCGAACAGCTGGCGCACGTATTCGAGCGCATCCACCGTGTCCTGCAGCGTCTGCGTCGGAAAGCCGTACATCAGGTAGGCGTGCACCAGGATGCCGGCGTCGGAAAAGCCCTTGGTGACGCGCGCCACCTGCTCGACCGACACGCCTTTTTTCATCAGGGTGAGCAGGCGGTCGCTCGCCACTTCGAGGCCACCGCTCATGGCGATGCAGCCGCTTTGCGCCAGCAGCTCGGCGAGCTCGGGCGTGAAGGTCTTTTCAAACCGGATGTTGCCCCACCACGAGATGTTGAGCTCGCGCCGGATCAGCTCTTCGGCCAGCGCTTTCAGCGCCTTGGGCGGAGCGGCCTCGTCCACGAAATGGAAGCCGGTCTGGCCGGTTTCTTCCACGATGGCCTGGATGCGGTCGGCCAGTTTGCTGGCGGTTGCCGTTTCGTAGCGGCCGATGTAGTCCAGGCTCACGTCGCAGAAGCTGCACTTCTTCCAGTAGCAGCCGTGCGCCACGGTGAGCTTGTTCCAGCGGCCGTCGCTCCACAGGCGGTGCATAGGGTTGAGCATGTCGAGCAGGCTCAGGTAGTGGTCCAGCGGCAGGCCGTCCCAGGTGGGCGTGCCCACGTCTTCGAACGGGATGTCGGGCTCGGCGAGGTGGATGTAGCGCACGGTGGCTGCGTTGGCTTCCGCCCCTTGGCCCTCTCCCTCTGGGAGAGGGCCGGGGTGAGGGCTCTCTCGCACGAAGGTCCGAACCAATCGCTGCTTCGAGCGCCGACCCTGCAGGTGTTCAATCAGCGACAACACCGGCCGCTCGCCCGCGTCCAGCGTCACGAAATCCACGAAGTCGAACACGCGCGGGTCCGACAGCTCACGCAGCTCGGTGTTCACAAAGCCACCGCCCAGGGCGATGCGGATGTGCGGGTTGTGTGACTTGATGGTCTGCGCGATGCGCAAGGCCGCGTAGACCGAGCCGGGAAACGGCACCGAGAGCAGCACCAGCGTGGGCTGGTGGCGGTGGATGGCGGCCAGCGTCAGGTCGCTCAGCAGTTCGTCCACCAGCGTGGGCGGCGCGGCGAGCGCGGCGGCCAGCGGGTCGAAGGTGGGCTGGCTGCTGGCCAGCGACTCGGCGTAGCGCACGAACTCGAAGCGCTCATCGACCGCGTCGCGCAGCACGTCGGCCAGGTCGTTCAGGTAGAGCGTGCAGAGGTGGCGCGCCTTGTCTTGCACGCCCAGCGCGCCGAAGGCCCAGGCCAGCGGGTCGCCGCTGCCGTCGTCCACATACGCGTCCAGCGCGGCAAAACGCGGGCCCTCGGGCAGCAGGCCGCGCGCGGCGATGCGGTGTGCCAGCGTGGAGTCACGCCCTTGCAGGTAGGCGATGGCCGGGCCGATGGTGCTGCGGTAGGCGTCGAACTGGTCCAGGAAAGCGTGCACGCTGCCTGAGCGCTGCGCCTCGGGCAAGGCCAGCGCGCGGCCACGCACGGCCTCCAGCCCGGCGGGCGTGAACAGCTTCAAGACCAGCGCCAGCGCCAGGTCTTCCTGCACCGCGTTGATCCCGCGCGAGCGCAGGAAACCGGTGAGGTAGGCGGTGGATGGGTAGGGCGTGTTGAGCTGCGTCATCGGGGGGATGAGGCTCAAGACGCGGAAATCGGTGGTCATGGGGCGGGCGGCGGTGGTGGGCCGCTGGGCGAGGCGGTCGGGGCGCTGCCGGTGCAGCGCCAGCCGGCAGTTTAAAGGCCCAGCAGCGCGCTTGCACGCAGCCGTTCAGAACCCTGGAAATGCTGGTTCAACCAGTTCTGTACCGCTTCCTGCCGCTGACCCGGCGAGAGCTCGGGCGCGCGGGACAGGCGCTCGATGGTGGAGCGGGCGGTGGTCAGTCGCTGTTCCCAATCGGCCTGGGCACGTTCCTCGGCCTGCAGCCGATCCGCCGCCTCCTGGCCCAGCGCCGCCACCCGCTCGCGGTGCCATGCCTGCGGCTCCAGGCCCGCGGGCGCAGCGGCGGTCCACGCCGGTTCGGCCGCGCCCTGGTTTTCCGGGGTCCGGTCCAGGCGCTGGCGCAAGGCCGCTTCTTCTTCCCGGTAGAACGCATCGGCCCAGGCCATGCCCAGCACGTCTCGCCTGACCAGTTGGCGCTCCTGCAGCACGGACGCCCAGCGCTCGGGCCGATTCAGGTCCATGGTCTCGCGGAAGGCGTGTTGCTGCAGTTTCAGGTAGCGGTCCCACACCTCCAGCACCGCCTGTGCGCCCGGGGCGCCCAGGTCGCGTTCGGCCAGCCACGCCACCAGCTGGCGCAGTTCGTCGGGTCGTGTTTCGCCAAGGGTGGTGAGCAACTGGTCGAAGCGGCGGCGCAAGTCGGCATGGGGCATCAGTCGCTGTCCGTCCCAGGCGCCCCAGGCGCCATCGAGTTCGGCGCCGCGCAGGGACCCCTCGGTCAACAGGGTGTGCCACAGGTCTTCAGGCGCCACGGACGGGCGGGGCGCCTGCTGGGCGGCGTTGGCCTGTGGGTTCTCTGCGCCGCCCAACGCCAGCAGGCTCCAGCCTGGATCGGCGCTGCGGTGTGCAGCCGAAGGCGGGACCGCTGGTGACGGGGCCAGCAGGAACAACAGCCCCGCCACACCGGCGACCCCCACCACGGCTCCCACGGCCCGGAGCCGCTGTTTGCCCCCCATCGTCAGAGCCCGGCTTGCTTGAGGCGGTTGGCGTGGGTGCGGTAGAAGGCCACCGGGTCGGGGGTGAACAGCCCGCGCAGGCCGAAGGCCTGATTGACCTCGTCGAGGTGGTTCCACGGGTAGTTGTCGCGCAGCACCACGCCCCAGTGTGAGGCGCAGCGACCCACGAGCCCGTCGTTGGCGCCACCCTTGAAGCTCAGCGAACCCACGGCCAACAGGCCGTCGGTGGGGTCGAGCAGGTTGGTGACCACGCCCGTGCCGCCGACGGAGTAATAGCGCACGTTGTTGACCACGGCCAATCCTTCTCCGCAGGGCTCGCTCGGCTTGCCAGCGGGGAAACGCTGGGTGAACGCCGCGCTGCCCTGGGTGGTGAGCGAGCGCATGGCCGCTTCGGAGTTCTGGGGTTTTGCCTCACCCGACAGGGCACTCACGAGGCCGGCGAAGGCATCCATCAGCTTCGCGGCCACGGCCGTGCTGCCAGTGCCGTCCACCGCAGCCGCAATGTTGTCGGCCACGGGGCTGCCGGCGTGGGGCGAGCCCACACTGGTGGCCGAGGCCACCAGCTCGGGTGCCACGGCCGCCACATAGCGGATGGTGTGACCGCCGTGGCTGTGTCCGATCAGGTTGAATTTCTGGTGCCCGTAGGCGGCTTGCAGCCGGCGCAACTCGGCCAGTAACTGCTCACCACGCACCTCGCTGGCATTGGCCGCCGATTGCTGGGTGACGTACACCTTGGCCCCACTGCTGCGCAACGCCGCCGGAACGCCCCACCAGTAGTCGACCGGGCCGATGGCGTCGAACCCGAACAGGCCGTGCACCAGCACGATGGGATGCCGGGTCTGGGTGTAGCCGCTTTGGGCGCTGGCGGGCATGGCAACGCACGCCGCCACTGCCAGCACGGCGATGGGCAAAAGCTTTCTCATGTGGTCCGTCTCCTCGTTGTAGGTGGATTGGTACCGATTGGTACCAATCGGCCATCACTTTGTAATAGAACGACCGTTCGCTCGGGGAGAGGGTTTGTACCGACGGGTGCGATGGAAAGCAACAAGCGGTGGCGCCGCAGGCGGCGCGGGGGGATCAGCACTCCACGATATTCACCGCCAGCCCGCCGCGCGAAGTCTCCTTGTATTTGGTCTTCATGTCGGCGCCGGTCTCGCGCATGGTCTTGATGACCTTGTCCAGGCTGACGTGGTGCACGCCGTCGCCGCGCATGGCCATGCGCGCGGCGTTGATGGCCTTGACCGAGGCAATGGCGTTGCGTTCGATGCAGGGGATCTGCACCAGGCCGCCCACCGGGTCGCAGGTCAGGCCCAGGTGGTGCTCCATGCCGATCTCGGCCGCGTTCTCCACCTGTTCGGGCGTGCCGCCCAGCACGGCGCACAGGGCGCCGGCCGCCATGGAGCAGGCCACGCCCACCTCGCCCTGGCAGCCGACCTCGGCACCGCTGATGCTGGCGTTTTCCTTGTAGAGGATGCCGATGGCCGCGGCGGTGAGCAGGAAGTCGACCACGCCCTCGTCGGTGGAACTGGGCACGAAGCGCCGGTAGTAGTGCAGCACGGCGGGCACAATGCCGGCCGCGCCGTTGGTGGGCGCGGTGACCACGCGGCCACCGGCGGCGTTTTCCTCGTTCACCGCGAGCGCGTAGAGGTTGACCCAGTCGAGCACGGCCAGCGGATCGGTCAGGGCCTTTTCGGGGTGTTGTGTGAGGTCTCGGTAGAGCTGCGGTGCGCGGCGGCGGACCTTGAACCCGCCGGGCAGCACGCCGTCGGTGCGGCAGCCGCGCTCCACACAGGCCTGCATCGCCACCCAGATGCGCAGCAGCCCTTCGCGCACCTCGACGTCGCTGCGCCAGTGGCGCTCGTTGGCGCGCATCACGCCGGCGATGGACAGGCCCTGCTCGCGGCAGCGCTGCAGCAGTTCGTCGCCCGAGCGGAACGGCACGGGCAGTTGTGTGGCATCGGGTGCGATCACTTTCTGTTTGCTGCCGTCGGCGGCCACCTCATCACTGACCACGAAGCCGCCGCCCAC
This Hydrogenophaga taeniospiralis DNA region includes the following protein-coding sequences:
- a CDS encoding DUF6493 family protein — translated: MNARPTDVGPFNDSLVEAIEKGDAEAVKTLCLAMTPQQRRACAAGLVELGQDIKHSLWPAAHGKGHWKRPANAAHHRAHDLATLACGDPEDLLNLVEYVGMRWEEASAFLTALGKDPMVWRQALQRVIGNQLAKHVWGIEAIQRLIASGCADRPTGHDYTTALIGWPRLMHWQSPGGWAARLEADPGLHEAFLAFFEEQGSAENNLASVEKYAKTGQVLWSRVFLDGIDQGHYTRAQLLEKTLGTLESDWIQMRAGWFSRFHQLLAPSADEMAPFCERYLGLTHSRIPPTVALALDALRTLFSAGVIQGADLLPSLAPVFYAAAKAHVLGALKLAQAASLKDPSLKPLASRVAMPGLLHPASDVQAAILAALHTWGLDEQQREELRTYATGIAQVHRGALSKLLGAATSEPAVDTVPTQAVAPLEPWNPLSEARRLRPWVLDAEGIERIAFALENPGAIDEVECALATLVQAAPLPAEQQQQCAPLLKRARKMKARSMPAELSRLLIFVLAGQRQPNANQQHHSIYSGPQTPTPLERFAFRIDDLIDQAAQGWGLIPISTPSHQGGFLDAAELQSRLKIYQDRSLTVSATELDLARQRALPRPTKQPQFVWTGGTRTREYDGHVTHSPHFDIRTQQGVAPEHFYLEHLALADLRYLASTMPGQLEPFFAEGSQALASNLDWWEARWVNQAYIERLLEPSTVIDADHPMAVLTLALALGGKQPGQTAMAVDALAQAHAQRRIDPIALGQVLQALFKTPLVKAKRYAASLGSAQRNNPEAGPLVFACVCDIVRAHQTHPIKDLGALLDLMLEVGLAQKLRLPPDCATMLQQVDATGKLKKQMQAVLTHLC
- a CDS encoding SWIM zinc finger family protein — translated: MAGVAHAYQYLARSELRQGNTSSLHLATSNPGSDASSHPHLYEGRFTAPRQAAALLSAVHLLVGSRFFTPANSVAKAIALADPVITVNGERLRFEGFSSCCSAYIRADFLPESHEGEVLGKGTTNVDFNLPTRSALARVRDEDGLALSVGHDAVHLTSGRDQIIERKVDLPLRWLRGMVEVQSYLANMRATLRFSGIEAIQWFRHLPKGNTHHTPLWLTQVAGRLVSSTLDNPNGVRLSDTRRLRVLEPLLPFTQRVTVYADAHQQASAWVLDLPGARLTLALSAEPWRAFSGEGQALQALMHMQNHAKLPELRAQLHWQARLIASDLGERLDMPLQQIQQGLHVLGASGLLGFDLTDGCYFHRVLPFDLTALHDMHPRLAGASELLDSGCVTLHSLSPVTASVGKGDSVHAVREHDGQWRCTCPWYGKHQDERGPCKHVLAVEAAAAKAIPH
- a CDS encoding B12-binding domain-containing radical SAM protein; this encodes MTTDFRVLSLIPPMTQLNTPYPSTAYLTGFLRSRGINAVQEDLALALVLKLFTPAGLEAVRGRALALPEAQRSGSVHAFLDQFDAYRSTIGPAIAYLQGRDSTLAHRIAARGLLPEGPRFAALDAYVDDGSGDPLAWAFGALGVQDKARHLCTLYLNDLADVLRDAVDERFEFVRYAESLASSQPTFDPLAAALAAPPTLVDELLSDLTLAAIHRHQPTLVLLSVPFPGSVYAALRIAQTIKSHNPHIRIALGGGFVNTELRELSDPRVFDFVDFVTLDAGERPVLSLIEHLQGRRSKQRLVRTFVRESPHPGPLPEGEGQGAEANAATVRYIHLAEPDIPFEDVGTPTWDGLPLDHYLSLLDMLNPMHRLWSDGRWNKLTVAHGCYWKKCSFCDVSLDYIGRYETATASKLADRIQAIVEETGQTGFHFVDEAAPPKALKALAEELIRRELNISWWGNIRFEKTFTPELAELLAQSGCIAMSGGLEVASDRLLTLMKKGVSVEQVARVTKGFSDAGILVHAYLMYGFPTQTLQDTVDALEYVRQLFEAGCIQSGFFHRFSCTVHSPVGLDPAAYGIELIPLPPVSFAKNDIGFIDPSGTDHDALGIGLRKAIYNYMHGLCVEDDVRRWFEHLPHKVPKPTVSRHRIAKALAAATH
- a CDS encoding lipase secretion chaperone; amino-acid sequence: MGVAGVAGLLFLLAPSPAVPPSAAHRSADPGWSLLALGGAENPQANAAQQAPRPSVAPEDLWHTLLTEGSLRGAELDGAWGAWDGQRLMPHADLRRRFDQLLTTLGETRPDELRQLVAWLAERDLGAPGAQAVLEVWDRYLKLQQHAFRETMDLNRPERWASVLQERQLVRRDVLGMAWADAFYREEEAALRQRLDRTPENQGAAEPAWTAAAPAGLEPQAWHRERVAALGQEAADRLQAEERAQADWEQRLTTARSTIERLSRAPELSPGQRQEAVQNWLNQHFQGSERLRASALLGL
- a CDS encoding esterase/lipase family protein produces the protein MRKLLPIAVLAVAACVAMPASAQSGYTQTRHPIVLVHGLFGFDAIGPVDYWWGVPAALRSSGAKVYVTQQSAANASEVRGEQLLAELRRLQAAYGHQKFNLIGHSHGGHTIRYVAAVAPELVASATSVGSPHAGSPVADNIAAAVDGTGSTAVAAKLMDAFAGLVSALSGEAKPQNSEAAMRSLTTQGSAAFTQRFPAGKPSEPCGEGLAVVNNVRYYSVGGTGVVTNLLDPTDGLLAVGSLSFKGGANDGLVGRCASHWGVVLRDNYPWNHLDEVNQAFGLRGLFTPDPVAFYRTHANRLKQAGL
- a CDS encoding L-serine ammonia-lyase, with product MAISAFDLFKIGIGPSSSHTVGPMRAARLFVAGLQTQGLLAQVARVHCGLYGSLGATGKGHGSDKAVLLGLCGHEPESVPIESVEPTIDGIRSSGSIQLLEQHTVAWNDREDLSFFRNQTLPFHANGMRLSAWDAAGTLLAERTYYSVGGGFVVSDEVAADGSKQKVIAPDATQLPVPFRSGDELLQRCREQGLSIAGVMRANERHWRSDVEVREGLLRIWVAMQACVERGCRTDGVLPGGFKVRRRAPQLYRDLTQHPEKALTDPLAVLDWVNLYALAVNEENAAGGRVVTAPTNGAAGIVPAVLHYYRRFVPSSTDEGVVDFLLTAAAIGILYKENASISGAEVGCQGEVGVACSMAAGALCAVLGGTPEQVENAAEIGMEHHLGLTCDPVGGLVQIPCIERNAIASVKAINAARMAMRGDGVHHVSLDKVIKTMRETGADMKTKYKETSRGGLAVNIVEC